AGAAACAAATAGAAGACTTGTTGGATCAAATTTACAATGCTGATCCTAATTTTGAGGCACATGAATACAATGCTTTAAGCATGTTATCGGTTCAATTTCGACTCCTAAGACAACATGGTTACAATATCTCTCCAAGTACGTAATATATCAATTAATCAACATGGTTACACTACGTGCTTCGTTTTTGTTCTTGGAGTAATTAATATTCATGCTTACACAAGGACTAATCTTTTGTTTTCAACTTCTTAATCATGAACCAGAAATTTTTAGCAGATTCCAAGATGCAAACGGCAAATTCAAGGAATCTCTTAGCGACAACATCAAGGGTCTATTGAAATTATACGAAGCTTCACATGTAAGGACTCATGGAGAGGATATTTTGGAAGAGGCACTTGCTTTTTCCACTGCTCATCTTGAATCTGCGGCTCCACATTTGAAGTCACCTTTGAATAAGCAAGTAACGCATGCCCTCGAGCAATCTCTCCATAAGAGCATTCCAAGAGTTGAGACACGCTACTTCATCTCCATCTACGAAGAGGAGGAATCGATGAATGATGTATTGCTTCAATTTGCCAAATTGGATTTCAACTTACTTCAGATGTTGCACAAAGAAGAACTAAGCGAAGTATCAAGGTAAACTACTGTTTTATGTGGAAAATATAGATAACTGTTCCATAGTAATTTCACGTTctgatattattattttttacttatTTTGTAGGTGGTGGAAAAATTTAGATTTTGTGACAATACTTCCATATGCTAGGGACAGAGCAGTCGAGTGCAACTTTTGGACGATTGGAGTGTATGCTGAACCTCAATACTCTCAGGCTCGTGTCATGCTTGCTAAGACTATAGCAATGATTTCAATAGTCGATGACACATTCGATGTTTATGGAATCGTAAAAGAACTTGAGGTCTACACCGATGCCATACAGAGGTATGAACTACTTCTCGAACATTTTATTAGATGATCCCATAAAGAGGGGGAAAGACCATATCAAACAATATATTTTGTAccatttttgaattttttccAACAATTTCTAATTCGAGACACTAGACATTTAACCTTCTTCCTATGATATATGTTCTGTTAAATAGATAAACTTATCAAATTCCTTTCTTTTTCATTTATTAGGTGGGATATTAGCCAAATGGATCGGCTCCCAGATTACATGAAAATCAGTTACAAAGCACTTTTAGATCTCTACAGCGATTATGAAACGGAGTTGTCAAAGGATGGCAGATCTGATGTTGTTCACTATGCAAAAGAGAGAGTATGAATCGTGACTTATACCAGTTAACTCTATATAAATCTGTTATCAACCAATTGTGTAGCTTTTTCTCCTCATTTTTGTTTATAATGAATCTATTCCCTGAATATGCACTGATGGTTGGATGTCTTTGCTTGGTGTTGACAGATGAAAGAAATCGTGAGAAACTACTTTGTGGAAGCAAAATGGTTCATTGAAGGATATATGCCTCCTGTTTCTGAGTATCTTAGCAATGCATTAGCTACTAGCACTTATTATTTGCTTACGACTACATCCTACTTAGGAATGAAGTGTGCTAACAAGGAAGATTTTGAATGGTTGGCCAAGAACCCTAAAATTCTTGAAGCCAATGTGACCTTATGTCGAGTCATTGATGACGTAGCCACCTATGAGGTATACACTGCATCAAGTAAACTCAGATTCTTTCATTTTACCTTAGTTACAACCATGAAACGATAAAAAATGATTTCATACTTATACCAACACATTATGGTTTCCATCCAGGTTGAGAAAGGTAGAGGTCAGACTGCAACTGGTATTGAGTGTTACATGAGAGATTATGGTGTATCAACAGAAGAGGCAATGGAAAAATTTCAAGAAATGGCTGAGATAACATGGAAGGATGTAAATGAAGGAATTCTTCGACCAACTCCTGTCTCCACAAATATTCTTACCCGTATTCTCAATCTTGCTCGCATTATTGACGTCACTTATAAGCACAATCAAGATGGATATACTCATCCTGAAAAAGTTCTAAAACCTCACATTATCGCCTTGTTGGTGGACTCTATTGAAATTTAAAGGATCAATTGTTGTGTCCACGTGGGAGCACCCTGCCCCTCAAATAAGTATTTGGTTGACATTTAAGGGATGCCTTGTTGGTAGCTCTGTTTCTAGCTAGGGTAGGAGTTGCTGGCGATACATGTTATCATGCAGTATAGTTACCTCAAATTTTTTTGTATCATTATTGACCTTTGAAATATATTACTCTTTTTATACCTACTTTTTTTTAGCTAAGAGGTTTCACATAAAATCTAAACCAATTCTGAAACTGAGGTGAAACAATACACTTCAGCAGTTGCAACAGATCCTGATTAACCATGGGAAAATGAATAGCCCGAATAATAGTGAGTTAATGTTAGAATAAGCGCATGACAAGACATCAAAATATAAATGAGAACTCCCCAATTATAATATACCGCTTAAAAATAATACGAAGTAAGTATCAATTCTACTTATAAGACGAATTATGATAATACAGCTTGCACAAAATCCTGCATGCACTAGAGCGAGCAAATGTACTCGTGGTCTAATGCAGTACAAGTAATAGTACCACTAATTGAGGAGTACAGACATAGGACCCTTCTATCTAAGTTTTACTGAGCCTCATTGTGCAGATTCAGTTTGTAGTACAAACAAACAATGTTTGCCCAATTGCCCCAAAAGTAAAAGCTACTGCTAGATAAAGCTCTTTTAAATTAGCTCTCTTCTATTACGATTACAAACCGTAGAAAACAATGTATGAAGTAATATTTGTGATCACATTACATTCATCGAGGGTTAAAACTTATCCGCACTGGGTGTTTACACCATATTATATAGGCCTCTCAAATGCACATTGTGAGATGTGTCCACAATGACGATGCATAAGGTCTAGCTGATCAAACAACCACACAATCCACAATCAGCTAATGGTGTTAACATCATTATATCATGCAGCAATGCCTATCATTCTTATAATTACATCAAAACTTCAATTATAATTTCCATCAGAACTTAACATTTACAACTTAATAAAataagtgtcacaccccattttaaccgggattaaagtagaagtatgacgtattggagattcctgttttttgttggtttgttaaggagtcgccacctaattgatttacggtgaattaggacacctaagtttattaaagttattatcTAAAGTTAAACTctgttttaaagtctacgaaaccaaaattctaggtaagggttcaactaacctaCAGGGAAAGTATTAGGCATCCTCCaagttccattaataatggttaaccgaccggactaaaatttaattaggctaagtataAGTATAATATTGTAGAAAAAATAACTTTACAAATGTTGTTAAAGTTATAAacataataatgttatttaaaataagaccTGTGAAAAATATAATAGTATGCGTAAAAGGAGAACTTAACGGCtattttaaaatataacttataaaggttgttaaagttttgaagaaaaacataatgatgctatttgAAAATACTTGTAAATATTGTTAATGCTCAAATGAAAATACAATAATGTTATTCGGAATAAGATTGGTAATAAGTATAGCGATTTGCATAAAAGAGAACTTTAAATACCATTGaaagtaatattttttttaaaaaaaatgtaatgATTTGCATATAAGTAATAAATTTTAACAAATTTAAACTTTGACTAAAATAGTAATAATATAAACGCAAACTAAATCTAATTTTGCTTTTATAAAGATGTGAATTTCTTTACCTTTATTTAACTATGTTTGGTTTACAAATATGCTTAATTTGATAAACCTTGAAgagataaaaaaagaagaaaaaatggagCTTACAGAGTTAATTGGTCTTCCTTAAATTAGCTACTAAACTAAATTCCCTACTAAATTCCTATGATTCCTCTAAGGCTAAGAGATAAAAATGTTAGTCATGTCATACAAATAAGAATATACAACAAAACGAAATAAAAGGGAAGAAGAGCAAATGGATCAGTCCATTTTTAGGACTGCCGCTGCAGCCTATTTtattattgggctttggcccagaaaatCCTTTTAGTTGCTGCGGACTGATGTGACAGAGGCTGACTCGAGGTAAATATTtcgttgggcttcggcccaacatcgaatgcgggaaGAGACAAGTCCCCGGACTCATacgcgatgttcatgcataagtaacaaagaaaaaggattagtatgggATCGATAACCAAGGCTAACACATAAGATATAGACCCAAAAATCAGCAAGTTGAATATATGTAATGTATATATTTGAGTATACTCGTTCGTATAATCAACATAACGCAGCAAAATCCCTTCAACGCATAACAATCCGAGATAAGGGTTACAAGACACGTAATGTGAACTTCTTTTAGTTATATATGTAGTGTACCTTCCCATGCATAACCAAGCGTATACCAAccatgtatatcttgtatatttcGTATATATAATCAAGAATTTAAAACCCAGAAATTCAGCAAGATGAAACCACAGAAAGGGGTAAGCTTATACATAGCCTGCCTACATTCGGCTGAACAATCACGATGCACGTCAACTAGAAATAGGCATAAACCAGCAACAAACAGTCGATCAAAGGGAAACTGACCATGTTAACATGCTGAGCAATCTTGAATCATGTGAACAACAGAGTATCAATGTATGATTAAATAAACCAGAATTTCATAATCTCGGACAGATATAGGGCAGGAAATAAAAATAGCAGAACAGCCCAACACGAGATAATTCAGTTCTAATTCTGTGAAAACTGAAAtaaaaccagaaactttggtaTTGATCCATACTTAAACAGAGGAAAGAACTGATTGCTTAACTTAACACACATGGTGGAAAATATGCTCACATTGGTAACCAAATTAACTCAACTGCAAACAAAACTCTTTTTACGGTTGAAGCATAGAAGAAGTCAAAGAACCAATTAAGAGAATGAACTAAACCTAATAGAATAAGCAACCTCTTAATAAGAACTAGAGCAAGCTAAAACATGAAAGGCTAATCTAATAACGTAATGAAGGCTAAATTACTGACTAAACAACAGACCGGAATTAGACGAGAACTAAAATCAGAAATTAACATATATAAACCCATATGAACGCATAGGTGGGCTGAGGAATGAAAATAAGAAACCAAATAAGGTCTGACTATTATCAGATATTTGGACATAGTCTACAAAAACCTACTCCCCAAATATAATTCAAGCTGCAGAGACTCCATCACCATTTATGATATCATTTAGACTGGTTTTATAGGATTTCAAAACATATAAATCTAGGAGTTTGTATCATGCCCTTATACCATAGTTAGCTTATTAGGGTGTTCACGTGAGAACATCCCATATGATCATCAAATAGAGATCTTAAACCATATTTTCAAGTGAAACACCGAATATGCTAAATAAGCAGCAACCATTATCAAATGTAGCTTCCTATTTTACGACCTCGGACATAATTTCCTATTTTGCGACATTGGACATACAAACTCCATCACAGCACTAAACTTGAAACTAACAGCATCTTAAACACGCAAACGGGGAATCCCAACACACATCAAAAAATTAAAGCGAATCAAATATAGAGGGAAGGGATTGCACTGACCTTTGTCGTGTGCAGTGAACGGGGTGTCGACGGCGTCGAATCTACGTTTCGAACAAGACGAACTCAAAAACTCGAACAATCTTTCGAATCGAAATCCCTATAGTACTGAATGATCTAAAaagtttggttttgatttttttttttccgaataaTCCACTAAACCCGAAGCCGAGTAGAATTTGGGCAAACCAAGATTAAAGTAGTGGTGGTAAATAAAGTCTTGCGAAATCGTAAGATCTGGATGTTCGACCCGATTAAATAGGAAAGATTTTGTAACGAGAGAAATGCTCGGTTACTCTCCTCTCTGTACCCCTTTCTAAAAAtatgctccccccccccccccccccccacattgAATCAAATCCCCCGCTTTATAGGACTttgtttggtaaaaaaaaaatagaggagcGTAAGAGAGAGACGGAGTGGGGAGCAGCGTGTAGGGGACAAGGGAACGTGGGCTGGTATAAAGGTGGAGGGGAACGTGAGGATGGAGGCGAGAGGAAAGgaaggagaaagagaaagggaaGGAGAGGAGGCGGGTgaagatgaaaaagaaaagaaaagggttaGGGATTAGGGTTAAAAGGGTATTGGGCCGGGTAGATGTAATGTGGGCCGAAAAtatgggttgaaaatgtgggttgtttatttgggtagggaaataatattaaatttgtattttgggccattaatttggctgaaaattgttgatccttcctccgctatttgaattatttttgggcttctagtttaataactggtataatatatattatgtaaatataataaataattaatatgtagaaaaataaatattttgcaaagtgttgtcttgtaattaatttaacgattccaaacccgaaaatgaaacgatgactaaccgtttaaaatctgtgataaagtaatacttataatgttaaaaaataaaagtagcgaaaataatagtagtgaaaataaagtatttagctcgtcagtaaatttagaaacccgggtaaattaaataggagagggacaaaattgggtgtgaACAATAAGTGACGGTGAAAGCAATTGCTTCCTCTAAGATGTTTTCACCTTGAGCAGTCATATGTACTGAAAGCTTCGTGTTAGCACAGATTAATGCCGATTGGAGACATCGCTAGTGAGACTCTTCTAAATTAACCATTGCCATTCTAAAAATATATGGTCTGGAATCAACGAGAAGATTACCCTTCTTGAATGGATAGGTATGAAAATTAAGTTAGCTCTGATAATATATACTTTCAGCTTGTGCTTTCTAATATCCTTTCTTAAACATGCAAGCGGCACTCCACAGTACCAGGTGCAGAGCTACGGGTGCAAGGTAGTTCATTGAACCCTCTTCGCtagaaaattacattgtatatataagATTCAATTTATTATTTTTACGTATGTCTAATAGATGTTGAATTCTTTTGGTTTCTTGATCtgtttatttctttatattttgaaccccttagtgaaaattATGGTCTGTCTTTGCGCTGTACACTCTAAAAAAATTAACATTCTAAGTTCGTCAAAGTAGACCCAGCTATTCCTCTGCATAACGACATGAAGAACACAAATAAAACATTGTTTTATGGAGTTAAAAAATCCGGAGGAAGACGCCATGCACTGAAGGAACAACAGAGAGACACAAGGAATATAAAATTAGTAGACAAGGCATATATtgctatattatatatagtagTTTTATTATCTTAGTAACAGAGCaatgaccatatatatatattactactaatATATAGTCAAGTAAGGAtgatggaaaaaaaaatagtCGAGGATGACAGCATTCAGTAACAGGAATTTGGAAAACCTGAAAGATCCCCGGGTTCACAAGTAGATTTAATTTAGAGTAGAAGAAAAGCCATGCGGTTTACAAGAATTAGTTACATTAATATTGATAAAGTTGTGGGTTGCAAGTATATATTAGTTaaatccaaaaagaaaaaagcatGTTTCCATATTAAAAAGGAGTATTGTATCTATAGACCAGTgacaatatagtatatatatagtcAAGTGTGGCAACCGCCAATCTGACTAACTACAGCAACAAGAATTCCAATCGTGAAAGATGGCTGCGGAAAAAGCTCTCACTAATATTCATTAGTATAAATACTCATTTCCTTCACTTCCATTTCCATCATCACTTGCTCAATTCTCTAGCACAAagagaaaaaacataaaaacaaaagaaaggaaaGGAAATTTTCTCTGCTTTTCCACAAGCTAAGAGTTAAAATGGGCCCAGCTGCTGCAGTTATGAGTAACAATGAAGAGGAGGAGATTGTTCGCCCCGTTGCtgacttctctccaagtctttgGGGTGATCGTTTCGATTCTTTCTCCCTTGATAATCAGGTATTTATTTGTACATCTCTTCTTATTTTCTTATCTTGTTGGACCATAAGGAAATTCATTTCTGACTTTGAACATGCATTTtcttttcaaatatatatttgCAGGTTGCTGAAAAGTATGCTCAAGTGATTGAAACATTGAAGGAAAAAGCAAGGAGTATGTTGATGTCGGCTTCTGGAGGAAAATCATTGGCTGAAAAGTTGAATCTGATTGACATTGTTGAACGCCTTGGAATTGCCTATCACTTTGAGAAACAAATAGACGACATGTTGGACCAGATTTACAATGCTGATCCTAATTTTGAGGCTCATGAATACAATGATTTATACATATTGTCGCTTCAATTTCGACTGCTAAGGCAACATGGCTACAACATCTCTCCAAGTAATATATCTATCAAGCTGTACTTCTTTTTAACATTGTTTTCCCCTAATTACATGTACGAAGGACTAAGTTTTGTTTTCAACTTGAAACAGAAATGTTCAGCAGATTCCACAATGAAAACGGCAAATTCAAGGAATCTCTTAGCAACAACTTCAAGGGTCTATTGAACTTATACGAAGCTTCACATGTAAGAACTCATGGAGAGGATATCTTGGAAGAGGCACTTGCCTTTTCCACTGCTCATCTTGAATCCACAGCTCCACATTTGAAGTCACCTCTGAGTAAGCAAGTGACGCATGCCCTTGAGCAATCTCTCCATAAGAGCATCCCAAGAGTCGAAACGTGCTACTTCATCTCTATCTACGAAGAGGATGAATCGAAGAATGATGTGTTGCTACGATTTGCCAAATTGGATTTTAACTTACTTCAGATGTTGCACAAACAAGAACTCAGTGAAGTATCAAGGTATGTTGATAATTTACATTAAACATATATAAATTATATCTTGACATATAGATAATTTGTTAGTAAATTCTGAGAATCTGATATGTTGCTACTTATTTTGTAGGTGGTGGAAAGATTTGGATTTTGTGACAACACTTCCATATGCTAGGGACAGAGCAGTCGAGTGCTACTTTTGGACGATGGGAGTTTATGCTGAACCTCAATACTCTCAGGCTCGTGTCATGCTTGCTAAGACTATAGCAATGATTTCAATAGTAGATGACACATTCGATGCTTATGGCATTGTTAAAGAACTTGAGGTCTACACCGATGCCATACAGAGGTATGAATTAGTTCTCTAACATTTTATGATTTAATTAGATTATCCCTTAAAGGGGGAAAAGAACATATCAGACAACATATTTCTGTATGATTATGATTTTTTGCCTACAATTTATAATCTGAGAGAAGCCTAGACGCCAAACAGTACTAGACATTTAACCTTCTTCCTATGATATATGTTCTGTTAAATAGATAAACTTATCAAATTCCTTCCTTTTTCATTTATTATGTGGGATATTAGCCAAATTGATCGCCTTCCTGATTACATGAAAATCAGTTACAAAGCACTTTTAGATCTCTACAACGATTATGAAACAGAGTTGTCAAAGGATGGCAGATCTGATGTTGTTCACTACGCAAAAGAAAGAGTATGACATGTAACCaattgtgttgcttgttctcttCATTTTTGTTTATGATGAAATTTATTCTTTCATATGCGCTgacaattgaacatctttgtttGTTATTGATAGATGAAAGAAATTGTGAGAAACTACTTTGTGGAAGCAAGATGGTTCATTGAAGGATATATGCCGCCCGTTTCCGAGTATCTAAACAATGCACTAGCTACTAGCACTTATTACTTGCTTACTACTACATCCTACTTGGGCATGAAGTGTGCTAACAAGGAAGATTTTGAATGGTTGGCCAAGAACCCTAAAATTCTTGAAGCCAATGTGACCTTATGCCGAGTTATTGATGACATAGCCACGTATGAGGTATACATTGCATCAAATAAACATAGATTTTTAATTTTACCCAAGTTTAACAAACCATGGAGCAAAACAATTGATTTCATACTTATACCGACATTATGATTTCCATTCCAGGTTGAGAAGGGTAGAGGTCAAATTGCAACTGGAATTGAATGCTACATGAGGGATTATGGCGTATCAACAGAAGAGGCAATGGAAAAGTTTCAAGAAATGGCTGAGATAGCATGGAAGGATGTAAATGAAGGAATCCTTCGACCAACTCCTGTCTCTACAAAGATTCTCACTCGTATTCTCAATCTTGCTCGCATTATTGATGTCACTTATAAGCACAATCAAGATGGATACACTCATCCGGAAAAAGTACTAAAGCCTCACATTATCGCCTTGTTGATGGACTCTATTGATATTTGAATCATCAATTGTTATGCATATCTCGGAGCACTTGGTTCCCGGCCCCAAAAATATGCACTTGATGGATGCCTACGAAGAGCTGCTGGCGAGACATGTTGTGATCGTGCAGTGAAGTTACCTCCTTAAAAAAGATGTATCattattgaaatttgaaatatatTAACACTTCTTATAGACTATATAAAACTATTCTGGAGATAATGTGAAGGATACCCTTCAGCGGCTGCAACAGATCCTGATTAACCACAAGAAAATGAGCAGCCAAATTATAATGAGAGTGTCAAAATAAACACATGATATGACATCAAAACATAAAAGCAAAGTCCCGAAAACTCGTACTTGTCATTGTTAACGATTAGCCTTCATCGCAAGTGTTTTCTGCTAATTAGGTAGAGATAAGATTTAAATTTGCAATCTTCATATCATGAGTATGTTGAATCAAACAAATCCTCTTCGCTAATACCCTTGACCTCGGGGTTGAACCTACTTCACTTTAGTGTACAAATAAAACCGCATATGTATGTAAGGAGCGTCTCTTAAACGTTGTTCAGTGAAAAGAACAGAGTCATTCATATGCGTATAAATAATATCTTTGTTACAACCAATCTGTATGTATACAATAAGTCTGTTTAAAGATAAAACTAGTAAATATCAATCTGGGGTTAGAAATAAGACCTTAAACCACCATAGTCCCAAACACAAAAATACTCGTCATACGAATTGTGATAATATGCCTGTACAAAATCTTGCATATGCCACAACACACAAATGATCTCGTGATCTAATGCAGGTCTAATGGCCCATATTTGTCTAGCCCCATTAAATTATGTTATAGACTATGACCATTTCCTTGTTTTAGCAATTCGCATTTATTTTTGAGTTCTTGGACATTAGAGTCGTACACAGAGAaataaaagggaagaaaaagaggACTTGTTGGGGGAGGAGAGCCAGGGAAGAGGCAGTGCATGGAATAGGCAAACAAAATTGCTCATCTCATGCTCTGTCTCGTCCCTGTCTATCCATTCCACAACATACTTTACCTCAATAGAGACTTCATTTGCCCATGCTTTTAATATTCCCTCAATCtggagacaaatgaaaagttgttttcttgaaaattgCCAATGGCCAAAAGGTTAGCGCAATGGCTGCTTTATGGAGTAAGGACTGGAAGAAGAAATAGTCATAGTACAACTGCTAGTACTACTAAGTACTAAGGAGTACAGACATAGGACTCCAAGTTCCAGTTGTGCATAACTGTACTGCAGACTTCGGTTTGTAGTACAAAAACAAAGTTTGCCCCAACAACTAAAACCTACTTCTAGATAAAAGCTCTTCTAGAATAATAATCTACACCGATTACAACTCATAGAAAACAATGTAGAGCTAAAATTTTGGTTGAACTAACGCACTCAAAAATAGAAATTTGATAGCAAAGAAGAACCCGTCCAGTTTAAGGATTTCTTGTTTGCGTAAAAAATTTATGTAAATCAACTTGCATGGTCGGACCAACCTCCTATCCAGGACAACATTCTGCTAAAGATTTAGtgactattttcttacaaataatgTCAAATCCGGTGATAACTTTTGTTTTTCTGATACCGCGTATTTGTTTTACCACTTCAACTTCCTCCTTTCAATTCCAACTGACAACTACCCCTCCAGAAAAAGAGAAATTTTCAGTTCACTGATCTTAGGATGGTGACAAGCAAAGGTACTTGATGATGACACAGAAAAACGTCTAAGATCCGCTTTTTTACGTCTGCTCTTGAACAAGTGGTACCAACAAGACAATCAGTTGAAGGGCTGCTCTTAAGTTTCAGATGCGCTTTTCGTCACTAAAGGTGACAGCCTGAATGCAGAATCCACCACATTTACATTAGAACATAGGGGTCATTCCAGACTAACAGAGAATCAAATATCCTCGTTTATGAGCCACTAACATTATCGTCAAACAACTAAATAACTACCCAGAAACTGAACTTAGAACTTAGAAATACAGATTGGAAGAATGATCATGAAAAGCAATCTTTCTCCCAAAGCTGGACCACTTTTGTCCATTGAcctgaaagaagaaaaaaaattcatTAAGAAGCAACCAATTTGCCCCACTCCCAAATGAGATTTTTCAGCACAGATATACTATAGAGTCAATCACTACGCATCCGACATACATAATCAAAGCAAGCCCAAAATGACATCCCAATCTGGGAGCACAAGGATATACAAGAAAATTGGGTTGCTAAAGCAAGAGAAACAACCGATCTACATGCAATGCGGTACTGCATTACACGGGTTATACTATAACAAGTCTGGAGATATGGTTTAGTTTGGCCATATCAAAATTAATAGTGCCGGGAAAAGACATAAAATTGATTGTGGAAGCTAATAAAATCTGTTTGATAAAGAAAaacatcatattcaattctttcaacttgTGACTTGATTGAAATATGGAAAATCCTTCCCACAAGGGTGGCTCAGCTGGTtaagcatggggctttcatactgaaggtctcaggttcgaaaccccctgcctacaacagcaggggatttgccttgtgGGTCGAGCTCATCGTAC
The sequence above is a segment of the Lycium barbarum isolate Lr01 chromosome 6, ASM1917538v2, whole genome shotgun sequence genome. Coding sequences within it:
- the LOC132598516 gene encoding vetispiradiene synthase 3-like; protein product: MGPAAAVMSNNEEEEIVRPVADFSPSLWGDRFDSFSLDNQVAEKYAQVIETLKEKARSMLMSASGGKSLAEKLNLIDIVERLGIAYHFEKQIDDMLDQIYNADPNFEAHEYNDLYILSLQFRLLRQHGYNISPKMFSRFHNENGKFKESLSNNFKGLLNLYEASHVRTHGEDILEEALAFSTAHLESTAPHLKSPLSKQVTHALEQSLHKSIPRVETCYFISIYEEDESKNDVLLRFAKLDFNLLQMLHKQELSEVSRWWKDLDFVTTLPYARDRAVECYFWTMGVYAEPQYSQARVMLAKTIAMISIVDDTFDAYGIVKELEVYTDAIQRWDISQIDRLPDYMKISYKALLDLYNDYETELSKDGRSDVVHYAKERMKEIVRNYFVEARWFIEGYMPPVSEYLNNALATSTYYLLTTTSYLGMKCANKEDFEWLAKNPKILEANVTLCRVIDDIATYEVEKGRGQIATGIECYMRDYGVSTEEAMEKFQEMAEIAWKDVNEGILRPTPVSTKILTRILNLARIIDVTYKHNQDGYTHPEKVLKPHIIALLMDSIDI